The Lichenihabitans psoromatis genome contains a region encoding:
- a CDS encoding ImuA family protein: MSPSGRTEHVTFLRAAIARIEAGVPAADVRAMRIGTVTPGPSPRRPGAARRGKRLVPLGSEGLDGLLGGGLRAGALHEIVPETARDEAAASGFALAVASRCLAGSGMLIWIVDDRAASESGDPYRPGLQAHGLDPDRMIVVRTHGADQTLWALEEALRAGAFTVLAELWGGQHYGLAPSRRLVLAARARGGTGLLLHAGLPGAATLSSGSETRFAVAAHPSPHLASAGGRMPIPGQAVFGVRLDKLRNAATDFDTSRIHPLVWTPEQRCFHDHDLSLGVAFSSADRSPEAARPRPQAQRRAKR, encoded by the coding sequence ATGTCGCCGAGCGGCAGAACGGAACACGTCACCTTTTTGCGTGCGGCCATCGCCAGAATCGAGGCGGGGGTTCCGGCTGCGGACGTGCGCGCCATGCGGATCGGCACGGTGACGCCAGGCCCGTCGCCGCGGCGGCCCGGCGCGGCCCGGCGCGGCAAGCGGCTCGTTCCGCTCGGCTCCGAGGGGCTGGATGGCCTGCTCGGCGGTGGACTCAGGGCCGGCGCATTGCACGAAATCGTGCCCGAGACGGCGCGGGATGAAGCGGCTGCCTCGGGTTTCGCGCTGGCGGTGGCATCGCGCTGCCTCGCGGGGAGCGGCATGCTGATCTGGATCGTCGACGATCGCGCCGCCAGCGAGAGCGGCGATCCCTACCGGCCTGGGCTGCAAGCCCATGGCCTCGACCCGGACCGCATGATCGTGGTGCGGACCCATGGCGCCGACCAAACCCTTTGGGCGCTCGAGGAAGCGCTCCGGGCCGGAGCCTTCACGGTGCTGGCCGAACTCTGGGGCGGTCAACATTACGGGCTCGCCCCCTCCCGCCGCCTCGTTTTGGCGGCTCGGGCGCGCGGCGGAACCGGGCTGCTGCTGCATGCCGGACTTCCCGGCGCCGCCACCCTGTCGAGCGGCAGCGAAACGCGGTTCGCGGTCGCGGCGCATCCCAGCCCGCATCTCGCCTCGGCTGGGGGCCGCATGCCAATCCCCGGCCAAGCTGTCTTCGGGGTTCGGCTCGACAAGCTCCGCAACGCCGCGACCGACTTCGACACGAGCCGCATTCATCCCCTTGTCTGGACTCCCGAGCAGAGGTGCTTTCATGACCACGACCTATCTCTCGGTGTGGCTTTCTCATCTGCCGACCGATCGCCTGAAGCGGCTCGGCCCCGGCCTCAAGCGCAACGGCGGGCGAAGCGGTGA
- a CDS encoding acyltransferase family protein, with product MHVKPAPGAARFAPNTSPRPYRADIDGLRAIAVIGVILFHFGFWPPGGYTGVDLFFVISGFLIASILDTETTRGTFSMVSFYERRARRILPAFLLVLIVSALASTTLLPNDLKSIGLGFINAATFTSNIYFSTLANDYFAAGGLAVQPTLHTWSLALEAQFYIVFPWLWLAGLRHPGWRRTGFVILAGLSFAASLWGVAHRPESTFYLLPTRLWEFLAGSALVLIPAMSRLGPVVRAAQAWLGLGLIAAGFLLLSPATPFPGAAALPSCLGAALLIAAGNGPHQPSVNRRLGAAPLAFVGRLSYALYLWHWPVLMLAGYGRTTPLPFAERLGLIALTVLLSLLSWWLVERPIIARRWLAGRRSLLAACLAGVIGAAALGLVLNLVGQDKLTLTRLPAPVLTLANGQFDTVKGECRPSDMHADVCRWGRPGVEPTVAVWGNSFARMWVPALGLAADPHRVAGISLLLSRCPPLLGVSVPDSPGCAAFNKEALAFIEAHPALKTVLIGGNWTSFTHDLPALGDTIAALTQRGRRVVVILPSPAALYDVPRSLALAALHHEPPPPLQSEAAARAALAGTTAILSDLHKTQTFETIDPFTALCDGATCAVAREGHALYADQDHVTRFGSTLFPSLFDPLFAP from the coding sequence ATGCACGTCAAACCCGCGCCCGGCGCCGCGCGGTTCGCCCCGAACACCTCACCCCGCCCCTACCGGGCCGATATCGACGGGTTGCGGGCGATCGCCGTCATCGGCGTCATCCTGTTCCACTTCGGGTTCTGGCCCCCCGGCGGCTATACGGGCGTCGATCTCTTCTTCGTGATCTCCGGTTTTCTGATCGCCTCGATCCTCGACACCGAGACGACGCGAGGCACCTTTTCGATGGTGTCCTTTTACGAGCGTCGGGCCCGGCGAATTCTGCCGGCCTTCCTGCTGGTGCTGATCGTCTCGGCGCTCGCCAGCACGACCCTGCTGCCGAACGACCTCAAGTCGATCGGTCTCGGCTTCATCAATGCCGCGACTTTCACGTCGAATATCTACTTTTCGACCCTGGCGAATGATTATTTTGCGGCAGGTGGCCTCGCGGTTCAGCCCACCCTGCACACATGGTCCCTGGCGCTCGAAGCCCAGTTCTACATCGTGTTTCCCTGGCTCTGGCTCGCCGGGCTTCGACACCCCGGATGGCGTCGGACGGGGTTCGTGATCCTCGCCGGCCTCTCGTTCGCGGCGAGCCTGTGGGGCGTCGCGCATCGACCGGAAAGCACCTTCTATCTGCTGCCGACCCGCCTCTGGGAGTTTTTGGCCGGGAGCGCCTTGGTGCTGATCCCTGCGATGTCGCGCCTCGGGCCGGTGGTCCGCGCCGCACAAGCCTGGCTCGGGCTCGGGTTGATCGCGGCCGGCTTCCTGCTGCTCTCCCCCGCCACACCGTTTCCCGGGGCCGCCGCGCTGCCGTCTTGCCTCGGGGCCGCGCTGCTGATAGCGGCCGGCAACGGACCTCACCAGCCGAGCGTGAACCGCCGTCTTGGCGCGGCTCCGTTGGCATTCGTCGGGCGGCTGTCCTACGCGCTTTATCTTTGGCATTGGCCCGTCCTCATGCTGGCCGGTTACGGGCGCACGACCCCGCTGCCCTTCGCCGAACGGCTGGGCCTGATCGCCCTGACGGTGCTGCTGTCGCTTCTGTCGTGGTGGCTCGTCGAGCGCCCCATCATCGCGCGGCGCTGGCTCGCGGGACGACGGAGCTTGCTCGCGGCCTGTCTCGCTGGGGTGATCGGGGCTGCGGCTCTCGGCCTCGTGCTCAATCTGGTGGGGCAGGACAAACTCACACTGACCCGCCTGCCCGCGCCCGTCCTCACCCTGGCGAACGGGCAATTCGACACCGTCAAGGGCGAGTGCCGGCCGAGCGACATGCACGCCGACGTTTGTCGATGGGGTCGGCCCGGTGTCGAGCCGACCGTCGCGGTCTGGGGCAACTCCTTCGCGCGCATGTGGGTGCCGGCGCTCGGCCTCGCGGCCGACCCGCATCGGGTGGCGGGCATCAGCCTGCTGCTCAGCCGCTGCCCGCCGCTTCTCGGCGTGAGCGTCCCGGATAGTCCTGGCTGCGCCGCTTTCAACAAGGAGGCGCTCGCCTTCATCGAGGCCCACCCCGCGCTCAAAACGGTGCTGATCGGCGGCAATTGGACCTCCTTCACGCACGATCTCCCGGCCCTCGGAGACACGATCGCGGCGCTCACCCAGCGCGGTCGACGGGTGGTCGTGATCCTGCCGTCGCCCGCAGCGCTTTATGACGTGCCGCGCAGCCTCGCGCTGGCAGCATTGCACCACGAGCCCCCGCCGCCCTTGCAGAGCGAGGCTGCGGCACGCGCCGCCCTGGCCGGGACGACCGCGATCCTATCCGATCTGCATAAGACGCAGACATTCGAGACGATCGATCCCTTTACGGCCCTCTGCGATGGCGCCACCTGTGCGGTCGCGCGCGAGGGTCACGCGCTTTACGCCGATCAGGACCATGTGACGCGGTTCGGCTCGACGCTTTTCCCCAGCTTGTTCGATCCTCTCTTCGCGCCGTAG
- the nhaA gene encoding Na+/H+ antiporter NhaA: protein MTLPLRRVRSALRAFMNSEASGGLVLMACAALALVVANSPLASLYTGTLEAHAGGLSTLHWINDGLMAVFFLLVGLEIKREFLHGQLRTWRARALPGIGAVGGMIVPALVFVGINLAQPATLRGWAIPAATDIAFALGVLALLGDRVPASLKVFLTALAVLDDLGAVLIIALFYTSDLSLPMLGAAAVAVVALFGLNRFGVRRLWPYLLIGALLWWLVLRSGVHATIAGVLLALTIPAEAAGQMGEHADESPLHRLEEALSPWVAFLILPIFAFANAGVSIGADAIAGLTNPVTLGVALGLFFGKQVGVLGSVWIAVTTRIASRPSKAGWIHIYGVALLCGIGFTMSLFIGLLAFAATPEFQTDTKIGVLLGSILSACAGALVLRLAPRRVSTTSRGQRLT from the coding sequence ATGACCTTGCCTCTTCGACGTGTGCGATCGGCGCTTCGCGCCTTCATGAACAGCGAAGCCAGCGGCGGCCTCGTGCTGATGGCCTGCGCGGCCTTGGCGCTCGTGGTCGCCAATTCGCCGCTGGCGAGCCTTTATACCGGTACGCTGGAGGCGCATGCCGGCGGCCTCAGCACCCTGCATTGGATCAACGATGGCTTGATGGCCGTGTTCTTCCTGCTGGTCGGGCTTGAGATCAAGCGCGAGTTTCTACACGGACAACTCAGAACCTGGCGCGCCCGGGCGCTGCCCGGCATTGGAGCGGTCGGTGGCATGATCGTGCCGGCTCTCGTCTTCGTCGGCATCAATCTCGCGCAGCCCGCCACTCTGCGCGGGTGGGCCATTCCGGCCGCCACCGATATCGCCTTCGCGCTTGGGGTGCTGGCCTTGCTGGGGGATCGCGTTCCGGCCTCCCTCAAGGTGTTTCTGACCGCCCTGGCGGTCTTGGACGACCTTGGGGCCGTCTTGATCATCGCGCTGTTCTACACCTCCGATTTGTCGTTGCCGATGTTGGGCGCGGCGGCCGTGGCCGTGGTGGCGCTGTTCGGCCTGAATCGGTTCGGCGTCCGGCGTTTGTGGCCTTACCTGCTGATCGGCGCATTGCTCTGGTGGCTTGTCCTGCGCTCCGGCGTTCATGCGACGATCGCGGGCGTGTTGCTGGCGCTGACGATCCCGGCCGAGGCGGCGGGACAGATGGGCGAACACGCGGACGAGTCGCCGCTGCATCGCTTGGAAGAGGCCCTGTCACCGTGGGTGGCGTTCCTGATTCTGCCGATCTTCGCCTTTGCCAATGCGGGTGTCTCGATCGGTGCCGACGCCATTGCGGGCCTGACCAATCCGGTGACGCTCGGGGTCGCGCTTGGCCTGTTTTTCGGCAAGCAAGTCGGTGTCCTGGGCAGCGTCTGGATCGCGGTGACGACCCGGATCGCCAGCCGCCCGTCGAAGGCCGGTTGGATACACATCTACGGCGTGGCGTTGCTCTGCGGTATCGGGTTCACCATGAGCTTGTTCATCGGGCTGCTCGCCTTCGCGGCGACACCGGAATTTCAGACCGATACCAAGATCGGTGTTTTGCTGGGTTCGATCCTGTCGGCCTGCGCCGGTGCC